The proteins below are encoded in one region of Winogradskyella helgolandensis:
- a CDS encoding OmpA family protein, translating to MKNLSRLFFVAVLIASFSTSNAQDKNNPWALGFGANAVDFYPVGEDTPQGEYFDEYFNVSDHWNILPSISTLSVSRYLSDGFVFTAKGSINRIDKFGSNVDLMTGEETTNKVDDLTYYGLDGRVSYSFMDVINSKTIDPYLGVGGGYTWVDEIGAGTVNGTLGFKVWFTEKLGLDIQSTYKHSFEDYLPKHFQHSVGLTFKFGGTDTDGDGIYDQDDACPEEAGLEIFNGCPDSDNDGIQDSKDDCPNTAGLAEFNGCPDSDGDGVMDKDDKCPDVAGLKTLAGCPDADGDGVSDADDNCPNEAGPAANSGCPWPDTDGDGVLDKDDKCPNEAGTVANNGCPEVKPTAPVMDTLNEYARSILFNSGKATFQKQTDQVLQSMVAIFKDYPKANFSLEGHTDSDGSKSMNQALSERRANAVRDYLIANGINADRLTAAGFGESNPIASNSTSAGKKENRRVEVKLKN from the coding sequence ATGAAAAATCTTAGCAGATTATTTTTTGTCGCAGTGCTTATCGCAAGTTTTAGCACATCTAATGCACAAGACAAGAACAATCCATGGGCCCTTGGTTTTGGAGCCAACGCAGTTGACTTTTACCCAGTAGGTGAAGACACACCACAAGGAGAATATTTTGACGAATACTTCAACGTATCTGATCACTGGAATATCCTTCCTTCAATTTCAACACTTTCTGTATCTAGATACCTTAGTGACGGTTTTGTATTTACTGCAAAAGGTTCTATTAACAGAATAGATAAATTTGGTTCTAACGTCGATTTAATGACAGGTGAAGAAACAACTAACAAAGTTGATGATTTAACTTATTATGGTTTAGATGGTAGAGTTTCTTATAGCTTTATGGATGTTATTAACTCTAAAACAATTGACCCTTATTTAGGTGTTGGTGGTGGTTACACTTGGGTTGATGAAATCGGAGCTGGAACTGTAAACGGTACTTTAGGTTTTAAAGTTTGGTTCACTGAAAAGCTAGGTTTAGATATTCAATCTACTTATAAGCATTCTTTCGAAGATTACTTACCAAAACACTTCCAACATTCAGTTGGTCTTACTTTCAAGTTTGGTGGTACTGATACTGATGGAGATGGTATATATGATCAAGATGATGCTTGTCCTGAAGAAGCTGGTTTAGAGATCTTCAATGGTTGTCCAGATTCTGATAATGATGGTATCCAAGATTCTAAAGATGATTGTCCAAATACTGCTGGTTTAGCTGAATTTAACGGTTGTCCTGATTCTGATGGTGACGGTGTAATGGATAAAGATGATAAATGTCCAGATGTTGCTGGATTAAAAACTTTAGCTGGTTGTCCAGATGCTGATGGTGACGGTGTTTCTGATGCTGATGATAACTGTCCTAATGAAGCAGGTCCTGCTGCAAACAGTGGATGTCCTTGGCCAGATACTGATGGTGACGGTGTATTAGACAAAGACGATAAGTGTCCTAATGAAGCTGGAACTGTTGCAAACAATGGTTGTCCTGAAGTTAAGCCAACTGCTCCTGTAATGGATACTTTAAATGAATATGCAAGATCTATCTTATTTAATTCAGGTAAAGCAACTTTCCAGAAACAAACTGATCAAGTATTACAGTCAATGGTAGCAATCTTTAAAGATTACCCAAAAGCTAACTTCTCTTTAGAAGGTCATACTGATTCTGATGGTTCTAAATCTATGAACCAAGCATTATCTGAAAGACGCGCAAATGCAGTTAGAGATTACTTAATCGCTAATGGTATTAATGCTGATAGATTAACTGCTGCTGGTTTCGGTGAGTCTAATCCTATCGCTAGCAACAGTACAAGTGCTGGTAAAAAAGAAAACAGACGTGTAGAGGTGAAGTTGAAAAACTAA